A single region of the Archangium lipolyticum genome encodes:
- a CDS encoding metallophosphoesterase, whose product MVRWLHPAMLVRTGLDALVAAAFGARADHRLIEAVVRPQPPFFDYSEESPDGDFWLDYAADSGDGWNSTYTVARLMALPSLELKDATGQAHATERGRILVLGGDQVYPGASRETYEERLVLPYEEAMARTKQPSPDLFAIPGNHDWYDGLSAFMRLFCANRWLAGRRTRQSRSYFALKLPRGWWLIGTDVQLNSDIDVPQVEYFHQVAAHMKPDDRVILCNAEPAWILAATSQRRGYLENNLEYLQEKVFGRRISLFLAGDLHHYKRHEDPEGRQKITAGGAGAFMHPTHTPSAHRLRDGYVQKECFPDERTSRKLARGNLMLIRSSPLFGLMTGALYLLLALATYTEIGIFGLSHMLEALSAVASSVVTRPWSLTLGLATIGGLIGFADVAFGRWRVLAGTLHGLAHITTAFFVAWGSVYLTVSVLGICPEVISGNTALVPGVALCAAGWTHVWAKFLLGALFTFAGGFLVGPFIMGLYLTVSVNAFGAHYNEAFISLAIEDWKNFLRLRIDKEGQLTVFPVGIQRVPRKWKATHAGPYAPAYDPDDPKATEPVLIEPPVRVRPRP is encoded by the coding sequence ATGGTGCGCTGGCTCCACCCCGCAATGCTCGTGCGCACCGGGTTGGACGCGCTGGTGGCCGCCGCGTTCGGCGCTCGCGCGGACCACCGCCTCATCGAGGCCGTGGTGCGCCCGCAGCCCCCCTTCTTCGACTACTCGGAGGAGTCCCCCGATGGGGACTTCTGGCTGGACTACGCGGCCGACAGCGGCGACGGGTGGAACTCCACCTATACGGTGGCGCGGTTGATGGCGCTGCCCTCCCTGGAGCTCAAGGACGCCACGGGCCAGGCGCACGCCACCGAGCGCGGACGCATCCTCGTGCTCGGCGGCGACCAGGTGTACCCGGGCGCCAGCCGCGAGACGTACGAGGAGCGACTGGTGCTTCCCTACGAGGAGGCCATGGCGCGCACGAAGCAGCCCAGCCCGGACCTGTTCGCCATCCCCGGCAACCACGACTGGTACGACGGGCTGTCCGCCTTCATGCGGCTGTTCTGCGCCAACCGCTGGCTGGCCGGTCGGCGCACGCGCCAGAGCCGCAGCTACTTCGCCCTCAAGCTGCCGCGCGGCTGGTGGCTCATCGGCACGGACGTGCAGCTCAACAGCGACATCGACGTGCCCCAGGTGGAGTACTTCCACCAGGTGGCCGCGCACATGAAGCCGGACGACCGCGTCATCCTCTGCAACGCGGAGCCCGCGTGGATTCTCGCCGCCACCAGCCAGCGCCGCGGCTACCTGGAGAACAACCTCGAGTACCTCCAGGAGAAGGTGTTCGGCCGGCGCATCAGCCTCTTCCTCGCGGGAGATCTGCACCACTACAAACGGCACGAGGACCCCGAGGGCCGGCAGAAGATAACGGCCGGCGGCGCCGGGGCCTTCATGCACCCCACGCACACGCCGTCGGCGCACCGGCTGCGCGACGGGTACGTCCAGAAGGAGTGCTTCCCGGATGAGCGGACGTCCCGGAAGCTGGCTCGCGGGAACCTGATGCTCATCCGCTCCAGCCCCCTCTTCGGGTTGATGACGGGCGCGCTCTACCTGCTGCTCGCGCTGGCGACGTATACGGAGATTGGCATCTTCGGGCTCTCGCACATGCTGGAGGCGCTCTCCGCGGTGGCCTCCTCGGTGGTGACGCGCCCGTGGTCGCTGACGCTGGGGCTGGCCACCATCGGTGGGCTCATCGGGTTCGCGGACGTGGCCTTCGGGCGCTGGCGCGTGCTGGCCGGCACACTGCATGGCCTGGCGCACATCACCACCGCCTTCTTCGTGGCCTGGGGCTCGGTGTACCTCACCGTCAGCGTGCTGGGCATCTGCCCGGAGGTCATCTCCGGCAACACGGCCCTGGTGCCCGGGGTGGCCCTGTGCGCCGCCGGGTGGACACACGTGTGGGCCAAGTTCCTGCTGGGCGCCCTCTTCACCTTCGCGGGTGGCTTCCTGGTGGGCCCCTTCATCATGGGCCTCTACCTGACGGTGAGCGTCAACGCCTTCGGGGCCCACTACAACGAGGCCTTCATCTCGCTCGCCATCGAGGACTGGAAGAACTTCCTGCGGCTGCGCATCGACAAGGAGGGGCAGCTCACCGTGTTCCCGGTGGGCATCCAGCGAGTGCCCCGCAAGTGGAAGGCGACACACGCCGGTCCCTACGCACCCGCCTACGACCCGGACGACCCGAAGGCCACCGAGCCCGTCCTCATCGAGCCTCCGGTGCGCGTGCGACCCCGCCCCTGA
- a CDS encoding DUF6311 domain-containing protein: MQPLAESSQSTLPRWWAPVLCTLAGLAWSAYIVGPGALLPGNVDWMLQDDWSPILFGWLYSRTSPWGLPLGDAAGFLHPVGTSLAYTDATPWWSTLFKPLTSLLPLAFQIHGPWVALCFSLQGLFGALLVSRLSPRPLHQVLGGLLFVMSPALAMRLGHLSLCAHWLVLASLWLHLRPSPDARAASRTLGLAAFFVVLAAGVHVYLATMALALALGLVLRLWRVQGLFSGARAGAWAAGLSGSALGVMVLFGYFSLSTTSATGFNHYSANLLTFFNQGGMSRFVPEIPVGGGQYEGAAYLGIGVLLLGFASLGVLLAKRERFGPLLPPGLWPLLTVCGLMALFAFSARMQLAGWTVFSYQRVSEAVLAPLARVFRSSGRFIWPMHYLFILGAIAGLLRVLRNRPAWAAAALGLAVVLQAVEVPADGCRARFTPHVRPAPGGDATWALARGTYQHLALYPATRVDGAGRGCPGLFTNNELPPYAWQAWLNGMTFNSGYVARLDGPSALATCEGEQEDIQAGRLSPDTVYVVHDQVAAGFLASTAGHASCGRLEGVLVCVSSEAQGPFREALAREPVTADVARDTP, translated from the coding sequence ATGCAGCCCCTCGCCGAGTCGTCCCAGAGCACCCTTCCGCGCTGGTGGGCCCCTGTGTTGTGCACGCTGGCGGGCCTCGCCTGGAGCGCGTACATCGTCGGCCCCGGGGCCCTGCTGCCCGGCAACGTCGACTGGATGCTGCAGGACGATTGGTCGCCCATCCTGTTCGGCTGGCTCTACTCGCGCACCAGCCCCTGGGGCCTCCCCCTGGGAGACGCCGCGGGCTTCCTCCACCCCGTCGGCACCTCGCTGGCCTACACGGATGCCACGCCGTGGTGGAGCACCCTCTTCAAGCCGCTGACCTCGCTGCTGCCCCTGGCCTTCCAGATTCATGGGCCGTGGGTGGCGCTGTGCTTCTCGTTGCAGGGCCTCTTCGGCGCGCTCCTCGTCTCGCGGCTCTCCCCGCGCCCGCTGCACCAGGTGCTCGGGGGCCTGCTCTTCGTGATGTCCCCGGCCCTGGCCATGCGCCTGGGCCACCTCTCGCTGTGCGCGCACTGGCTGGTGCTCGCGTCGCTGTGGCTCCACCTGCGGCCCTCCCCCGATGCGCGCGCCGCCTCGCGCACGCTGGGCCTCGCCGCCTTCTTCGTCGTGCTGGCCGCGGGCGTCCACGTCTACCTGGCCACCATGGCGCTGGCCCTGGCGCTCGGGCTCGTGCTGCGCCTGTGGCGCGTGCAGGGCCTCTTCTCCGGCGCGAGGGCTGGGGCGTGGGCCGCCGGCCTCTCCGGCTCGGCGCTCGGGGTGATGGTGCTGTTCGGCTACTTCTCCCTCTCCACCACGTCCGCCACGGGCTTCAACCACTACTCGGCCAACCTCCTCACCTTCTTCAACCAGGGCGGCATGTCGCGCTTCGTGCCGGAGATTCCCGTCGGCGGAGGGCAGTACGAGGGCGCCGCGTACCTCGGGATCGGCGTGCTGCTGCTGGGCTTCGCGTCGCTGGGGGTGCTGCTGGCGAAGCGCGAGCGGTTCGGGCCGCTGCTGCCCCCGGGCCTCTGGCCGCTGTTGACCGTGTGCGGGCTCATGGCGCTCTTCGCCTTCTCGGCCCGCATGCAACTCGCCGGGTGGACCGTCTTCAGCTACCAGCGCGTCTCCGAGGCGGTGCTCGCGCCGCTCGCCCGCGTCTTCCGCTCGTCCGGGCGCTTCATCTGGCCCATGCACTACCTGTTCATCCTCGGTGCCATCGCGGGCCTGCTGCGCGTGCTACGCAACCGCCCGGCCTGGGCCGCCGCCGCCCTGGGCCTCGCCGTGGTGCTCCAGGCCGTCGAGGTGCCCGCCGACGGCTGCCGTGCCCGCTTCACCCCGCACGTGCGGCCGGCGCCCGGAGGCGACGCCACGTGGGCCCTGGCCAGGGGCACGTACCAGCACCTCGCCCTCTACCCCGCCACGCGCGTGGACGGTGCCGGGCGCGGCTGCCCGGGCCTGTTCACCAACAACGAGCTGCCCCCCTACGCCTGGCAGGCCTGGCTGAACGGGATGACGTTCAACAGCGGGTATGTCGCCCGGCTGGATGGGCCCTCCGCGCTGGCCACCTGCGAGGGGGAACAGGAGGACATCCAGGCCGGCCGCCTGTCGCCGGACACCGTCTACGTGGTGCATGACCAGGTGGCCGCGGGCTTCCTGGCGAGCACCGCCGGACACGCCTCCTGCGGCAGGTTGGAAGGGGTGCTCGTCTGTGTGTCCAGCGAGGCCCAGGGGCCCTTCCGCGAGGCGCTCGCGCGGGAGCCGGTGACGGCGGACGTGGCCCGGGACACGCCGTAG
- a CDS encoding acyl-CoA thioesterase translates to MNDFPITVRFPVHWSEMDAYGHVNNARYFTWFESARIAYMARVGLVSTEMQKPDGGVGPIVAATNAEYLRPVVFPADLVVGARVSRLGTTSITMEYAVDDAHTGVRYARGGAVLVTLQYPTYQKVAVPPEIRAAIEALEGRIFE, encoded by the coding sequence ATGAACGACTTCCCCATCACCGTTCGTTTCCCCGTTCACTGGAGCGAGATGGACGCGTACGGCCACGTGAACAACGCGCGTTATTTCACCTGGTTCGAGTCGGCCCGCATCGCCTACATGGCGCGGGTGGGTCTGGTGAGCACCGAGATGCAGAAGCCCGACGGGGGCGTGGGTCCCATCGTCGCCGCGACGAACGCGGAGTACCTGCGCCCCGTCGTCTTCCCGGCGGATCTGGTGGTGGGGGCACGTGTCTCGCGCCTCGGCACCACCAGCATCACCATGGAGTACGCGGTGGACGATGCGCACACCGGGGTGCGCTATGCGCGCGGCGGCGCGGTGCTCGTCACCCTGCAGTACCCCACCTACCAGAAGGTGGCCGTGCCTCCGGAGATCCGCGCCGCCATCGAGGCGCTCGAGGGCCGCATCTTCGAGTGA
- a CDS encoding EamA family transporter, whose protein sequence is MATTTLGAGGEPVGLALAQGALWTYLPRMGGLRFSCREGRVWLTREGDAEDHVLEPGDVLQMEGHGRVVVQALQPARLDFALTPPSETARAWEGLLLGALGVLAFSLTLPATRVSVPELGGTVVGLGRALIAAGLAGLVLAVRRERLPERRHWPRLALVAGGVVVGFPLLSALALRHMPASHGAVLVGLLPAATAVAAVFRARERPSWGFWLSALAGLGCVVGFALAQGAGRPTSGDALVLLAVAAGAVGYAEGGVLARELGSWRVICWALVLSAPFLAPVVALSLRPEMLSASPRAWLGLGYVSVVSMFLGFFAWYRGLALGGVARVSQLQLVQPLLTLLWCALLLGEPVGRGTLGASVLVMLCVLTSVRSRVRRA, encoded by the coding sequence ATGGCCACGACAACACTCGGTGCTGGCGGAGAGCCGGTGGGACTGGCGCTCGCGCAGGGCGCGCTGTGGACGTACCTGCCACGCATGGGAGGGCTGAGGTTCTCCTGCCGCGAGGGCAGGGTGTGGCTCACCCGCGAGGGGGACGCGGAGGACCACGTGCTCGAGCCCGGAGACGTGCTCCAGATGGAGGGACACGGACGGGTGGTGGTGCAGGCGCTCCAGCCCGCCCGCCTGGACTTCGCGCTCACGCCGCCCTCCGAGACCGCGCGTGCGTGGGAAGGACTGCTGCTCGGCGCGCTCGGCGTGCTGGCCTTCAGCCTCACCCTGCCCGCCACCCGGGTGTCCGTGCCCGAGCTGGGCGGCACCGTGGTGGGGCTGGGGCGCGCGCTCATCGCCGCGGGCCTCGCGGGGCTGGTGCTGGCCGTGCGGCGCGAGCGGCTCCCCGAGCGCCGGCACTGGCCTCGCCTGGCGCTGGTGGCCGGGGGGGTGGTGGTGGGCTTCCCCCTCTTGTCCGCCCTGGCGCTGCGCCACATGCCCGCCTCGCACGGCGCGGTGCTGGTGGGCCTGCTGCCCGCCGCCACCGCCGTGGCCGCCGTGTTCCGCGCACGCGAGCGGCCCTCGTGGGGCTTCTGGCTGTCCGCGTTGGCGGGGCTCGGCTGCGTGGTGGGCTTCGCGCTGGCCCAGGGCGCGGGGCGGCCCACGAGCGGGGATGCGCTGGTGCTGCTCGCGGTGGCCGCGGGCGCGGTGGGCTACGCCGAGGGAGGAGTCCTGGCGCGCGAGCTGGGCAGCTGGCGCGTCATCTGCTGGGCCCTGGTGCTCTCCGCGCCCTTCCTCGCCCCCGTGGTGGCGCTCTCCCTGCGCCCCGAGATGCTCTCCGCCAGCCCGCGTGCATGGCTCGGCCTGGGCTACGTCTCGGTGGTGAGCATGTTCCTCGGCTTCTTCGCCTGGTACCGCGGCCTGGCGCTCGGCGGCGTGGCGCGCGTCAGCCAGCTCCAGCTCGTCCAGCCGCTGCTCACCCTGCTGTGGTGCGCGCTGCTGCTCGGCGAGCCCGTGGGACGCGGCACGCTCGGCGCCTCCGTGCTGGTGATGCTGTGCGTGCTCACCAGCGTGCGCAGCCGCGTGCGGCGTGCCTGA
- a CDS encoding DUF962 domain-containing protein, which translates to MNERIPTYAEFWPYYLREHSLPITRWLHFVGTSVAVGLGITAALTGRADLVPAMFVAGYGFAWVSHFTLEKNRPATFKYPLWSLFSDFRMAGLMLVGRLSKHLARAGVRDEDDQSGGHLRPIPVPVRSRRNGR; encoded by the coding sequence ATGAACGAGCGCATCCCGACCTACGCCGAGTTCTGGCCGTACTACCTCCGTGAGCACTCGCTACCCATCACACGCTGGTTGCACTTCGTGGGCACCTCGGTGGCGGTGGGTCTGGGCATCACCGCCGCGCTGACGGGCAGGGCGGATCTGGTTCCGGCCATGTTCGTGGCGGGCTACGGCTTCGCCTGGGTGAGCCACTTCACCCTCGAGAAGAACCGGCCGGCGACCTTCAAGTACCCCCTGTGGTCGCTCTTCTCCGACTTCCGCATGGCGGGCCTGATGCTGGTCGGCCGGCTCTCCAAGCACCTCGCCCGCGCGGGCGTGCGTGACGAGGACGACCAGTCCGGCGGCCACCTCCGCCCGATTCCCGTGCCCGTCCGCTCGCGCCGCAACGGGCGCTGA
- a CDS encoding Sapep family Mn(2+)-dependent dipeptidase produces MRSRLLVPLCLLLPSLALAGDARCKGTPQARAARFSEKALKGKSPAERYAEYVRACALDEVVALTKSLVRFKTVSSEQPAAKSPEIAAMGRFLEKWARGRGLGFRAVGGNEVFELSWGEGEPRLGLVFHGDVVPAPAHEWKKPPFEPYVEKGRLHGRGVEDDKGPLASALVALAMAKELGLSPQQGKVLVIVGNGEESDWTGMQQYAETQKPHPTHVISVDSNFPVIAAQCGFVAWQLEAELGVAPEKPTAGRLRAVDVTAGEFLTQVPGAATLKLESAGLEPEKALAAVREAVAAVSQERPTLRAEVKQEGTRVILMTHGKAVHASVAEEGNNALWDLAAVAAKLPLETNGIGAMLKAVTLRFDGDHWGEKLGVAYQDELMGRLLVAPTVLRVKDGKVGLGINMRRPRGKDAAAFNASLDAAAERLSQDTGGRVKEVKGGKPGEGGRYVGEPHVADTSGPLVTTLLDIYKRHRNEPDAKPQSVRGGTYARLFPRSVDFGPAFPGDLYTGHAPDESISLDNLDATTRMVAEALHTLALTPPAK; encoded by the coding sequence ATGCGCTCCCGACTCCTCGTCCCCCTGTGTCTGCTGCTGCCCTCCCTCGCCCTCGCCGGTGATGCCCGCTGCAAGGGCACGCCCCAGGCCCGCGCCGCCCGCTTCTCCGAGAAGGCGCTGAAGGGCAAATCCCCCGCCGAGCGCTACGCCGAGTACGTCCGCGCCTGCGCCCTCGACGAGGTGGTGGCGCTCACGAAGTCGCTCGTCCGCTTCAAGACGGTGAGCAGCGAGCAGCCCGCGGCGAAGAGCCCGGAGATCGCCGCCATGGGGCGCTTCCTGGAGAAGTGGGCGCGCGGCCGGGGCCTCGGCTTCCGCGCGGTGGGCGGCAACGAGGTGTTCGAGCTGTCCTGGGGCGAGGGGGAGCCGCGGCTGGGGCTCGTCTTCCACGGAGACGTGGTGCCCGCGCCCGCGCACGAGTGGAAGAAGCCTCCGTTCGAGCCGTACGTCGAGAAGGGCCGCCTCCACGGACGGGGCGTCGAGGACGACAAGGGGCCGCTGGCCTCCGCGCTCGTGGCGCTCGCGATGGCGAAGGAACTGGGCCTGTCGCCGCAACAGGGCAAGGTGCTCGTCATCGTCGGCAACGGCGAGGAGAGCGACTGGACGGGCATGCAGCAGTACGCGGAGACGCAGAAGCCGCACCCCACGCACGTCATCTCGGTGGATTCGAACTTCCCGGTCATCGCGGCGCAGTGTGGCTTCGTCGCCTGGCAGCTCGAGGCCGAGTTGGGGGTCGCACCGGAGAAGCCAACGGCGGGCCGGCTGCGCGCCGTGGACGTCACCGCGGGCGAGTTCCTCACCCAGGTGCCCGGGGCCGCCACGCTGAAGCTGGAGTCGGCGGGCCTGGAACCGGAGAAGGCGCTCGCCGCCGTGCGGGAGGCCGTGGCCGCGGTGAGCCAGGAGCGCCCCACGCTGCGGGCCGAGGTGAAGCAGGAGGGCACCCGGGTCATCCTCATGACTCACGGCAAGGCCGTGCACGCCTCGGTGGCGGAGGAGGGCAACAACGCCCTCTGGGACCTGGCCGCCGTGGCCGCGAAGCTGCCGCTGGAGACCAACGGCATCGGGGCGATGTTGAAGGCGGTGACGCTGCGCTTCGATGGGGACCACTGGGGCGAGAAGCTGGGCGTGGCCTACCAGGACGAGCTGATGGGCCGGCTCCTCGTCGCGCCCACGGTGCTGCGCGTGAAGGACGGCAAGGTGGGCCTGGGCATCAACATGCGCCGGCCTCGGGGCAAGGACGCCGCCGCCTTCAACGCCTCGCTCGATGCCGCCGCGGAGCGGCTCTCCCAGGACACCGGTGGCCGGGTGAAGGAGGTGAAGGGTGGGAAGCCGGGCGAGGGCGGCCGCTACGTGGGAGAGCCGCACGTGGCGGACACCTCGGGGCCGCTCGTCACCACGCTGCTCGACATCTACAAGCGGCACCGCAACGAGCCGGACGCGAAGCCCCAGTCGGTGCGCGGTGGCACCTACGCGCGCCTCTTCCCGCGCTCCGTCGACTTCGGGCCCGCCTTCCCCGGGGACCTCTACACGGGCCACGCCCCGGACGAGTCCATCTCGCTCGACAACCTCGACGCCACCACCCGCATGGTCGCCGAGGCCCTCCACACGCTGGCTCTCACGCCGCCCGCGAAGTAA
- a CDS encoding aminotransferase-like domain-containing protein: MRQASVTPHSTLYEQVAERLGEAIAAGTLRAGDRLPSVRQLSASERVSVSTVLQAYLHLESLGLIETRPQSGHYVRQRERPLPAEPQVSRPAALATPVSVSALVARVYRAANDPRIVPLGAALPSSALLPTRRLNRELAAIAREAGEVAIEYDMPPGCLALRQQVARRSLDWGCPLAPEDFVMTCGASEALHLSLFAVARPGDTVAIESPAYYGTLQAIEAQGLRALEIPSHPRHGMELDALEAALTKRKVAAVLVVPSFSNPLGSCMPEENRQRLVEMLAGRGIPLIEDDIYGDLHFGPRRPRPAKAHDKEGLVLLCGSFSKTLAPGYRVGWVAPGRFREKVELLKFAQTVATPTLPQLAIAAFLRDGGYDRHLRTLRRRLEAQVRQVVEAVGEHFPEGTRATRPEGGSLLWVELPRKVDALVLHARALEAGISIAPGPIFSAQKRYGNFIRLSCGFPWSPRLEGALATLGCLARNMA, translated from the coding sequence ATGAGGCAGGCGAGTGTGACACCCCACTCCACGCTGTACGAGCAGGTGGCCGAGCGGCTCGGAGAGGCCATCGCCGCGGGCACGCTGCGTGCGGGAGACCGGCTGCCCTCGGTGCGCCAGCTCAGCGCGAGCGAGCGGGTGAGCGTGTCCACGGTGCTGCAGGCCTACCTGCACCTGGAGTCGCTGGGGCTCATCGAGACGCGGCCCCAGTCCGGGCACTACGTGCGCCAGCGCGAGCGCCCCCTGCCCGCCGAGCCCCAGGTGTCGCGGCCCGCGGCCCTGGCCACGCCGGTGAGCGTGAGCGCGCTGGTGGCCCGGGTGTACCGCGCGGCGAACGACCCACGCATCGTCCCGCTCGGGGCGGCGCTCCCCTCGTCGGCGTTGCTGCCCACGCGGCGCCTCAACCGCGAGCTGGCCGCCATCGCCCGCGAGGCGGGTGAGGTGGCCATCGAGTACGACATGCCGCCGGGGTGCCTGGCGTTGCGCCAGCAGGTGGCGCGCCGCTCGTTGGACTGGGGCTGCCCGCTCGCGCCGGAGGACTTCGTGATGACGTGCGGGGCCTCGGAGGCGTTGCACCTGAGCCTGTTCGCGGTGGCGCGCCCCGGGGACACGGTGGCCATCGAGTCTCCCGCCTACTACGGCACGCTGCAGGCCATCGAGGCCCAGGGGCTGCGCGCGCTGGAGATTCCCAGCCACCCGCGCCACGGCATGGAGCTGGACGCGCTGGAGGCCGCGCTGACGAAGCGCAAGGTGGCCGCGGTGCTGGTGGTGCCCAGCTTCAGCAACCCGCTGGGCAGCTGCATGCCCGAGGAGAACCGCCAGCGGCTGGTGGAGATGCTCGCCGGGCGCGGCATTCCGCTCATCGAGGACGACATCTACGGGGACCTGCACTTCGGCCCGCGGCGCCCGAGGCCGGCGAAGGCCCACGACAAGGAGGGCCTGGTGCTGCTGTGCGGCTCGTTCTCCAAGACGCTGGCGCCGGGCTACCGGGTGGGCTGGGTGGCGCCGGGGCGCTTCCGGGAGAAGGTGGAGCTGCTCAAGTTCGCACAGACGGTGGCCACGCCCACGCTGCCGCAGCTCGCCATCGCCGCCTTCCTGCGGGATGGGGGCTATGACAGACACCTGCGCACGTTGCGCCGGAGGCTCGAGGCGCAGGTCCGGCAGGTGGTGGAGGCCGTCGGCGAGCACTTCCCGGAGGGCACGCGCGCGACGCGCCCCGAGGGCGGCTCGCTGCTCTGGGTGGAGCTGCCGCGCAAGGTGGACGCGCTGGTGCTGCACGCGCGGGCGCTGGAGGCGGGTATCAGCATCGCGCCCGGCCCCATCTTCTCGGCGCAGAAGCGCTACGGGAACTTCATCCGTCTGAGCTGTGGTTTTCCGTGGTCACCCCGCCTGGAGGGGGCACTGGCTACCCTGGGGTGCCTCGCGCGCAACATGGCATGA
- a CDS encoding MBL fold metallo-hydrolase yields MPKGSVFGGKAQGLRLERMRASPRFLEGIFKNTAGVGPGLKPGTALSTMGEFLLGGQNRTPPGPLPLESPLATWARPADTGLRATWLGHSTVLLELDGLRVLTDPVWGERVSPSSFAGPKRFHPVPVTLAQLPPLDAVIVSHDHYDHLDYPTILELARTDVPFYTSLGVGAHLEAWGVPPERITELDWWESATLPRGELRITAAPSQHFSGRGMGDRNRTLWSSFVVESPRHKVFFSGDTGLTPEYGEIRQRLGPFDLVMLEVGAYHPAWGDIHLGPENALKALELLGGGAFLPVHWGTFNLAIHAWDDPAETLLRLGQEQRVRLVMPKPGMPVEPSRVEGVEPWWKLKLAA; encoded by the coding sequence ATGCCCAAGGGTTCCGTCTTCGGTGGGAAGGCCCAAGGCCTCCGCCTCGAGCGCATGCGCGCCTCTCCCCGTTTCCTCGAGGGGATCTTCAAGAACACCGCGGGGGTGGGCCCCGGGCTCAAGCCTGGCACCGCGCTCTCGACGATGGGCGAGTTCCTCCTCGGAGGACAGAACCGGACGCCGCCCGGGCCGCTGCCGCTCGAGAGCCCGCTCGCGACGTGGGCCCGGCCGGCGGACACCGGGCTGCGCGCGACGTGGCTCGGGCACTCGACGGTGCTGCTGGAGCTCGACGGACTGCGCGTCCTCACGGACCCCGTCTGGGGCGAGCGCGTGTCACCCTCGTCCTTCGCCGGGCCGAAGCGCTTCCATCCGGTGCCGGTGACGCTCGCGCAGCTGCCGCCGCTGGACGCGGTCATCGTCTCGCACGACCACTACGACCACCTCGACTACCCCACCATCCTCGAGCTGGCGCGCACGGACGTGCCCTTCTACACGTCGCTCGGCGTGGGCGCGCACCTGGAGGCCTGGGGGGTGCCGCCGGAGCGGATCACCGAGCTGGACTGGTGGGAGTCCGCCACCCTCCCCCGCGGCGAGCTGCGCATCACCGCCGCGCCGTCGCAGCACTTCTCCGGCCGGGGCATGGGAGACCGCAACCGCACGCTCTGGTCGTCATTCGTCGTCGAGAGCCCCCGGCACAAGGTCTTCTTCAGCGGCGACACGGGGCTCACGCCGGAGTACGGAGAAATCCGCCAGCGGCTCGGTCCGTTCGACCTGGTGATGCTGGAGGTCGGCGCGTACCACCCGGCCTGGGGCGACATCCACCTGGGGCCGGAGAACGCGCTGAAGGCGCTAGAGCTGCTCGGTGGCGGCGCGTTCCTGCCCGTGCACTGGGGCACGTTCAACCTCGCCATCCACGCGTGGGATGATCCGGCGGAGACGCTCCTGCGGCTCGGACAGGAGCAGCGGGTGCGGCTGGTGATGCCGAAGCCGGGCATGCCCGTGGAGCCGTCGCGGGTAGAGGGCGTGGAGCCCTGGTGGAAGCTGAAGCTGGCGGCCTGA
- a CDS encoding energy transducer TonB has product MAQPTSAPAPEPAPAPAPAPTKAERPKAVAKRSTPKAAAAPAPEVRTSVAARTLEPRRPQPEGFGAAPSEPVPFEPSAMTRPQRVSGREPRLTEEARAARVRGTALVRCVVTREGQVKGCKMLNGLPYMDQELLETVSTWRVTPVTQQGRPVDVEYTFVVRIPAS; this is encoded by the coding sequence GTGGCCCAGCCCACCTCGGCCCCCGCGCCCGAACCAGCTCCGGCTCCGGCTCCGGCCCCCACCAAGGCGGAGCGCCCGAAGGCCGTGGCGAAGCGCTCCACCCCCAAGGCCGCCGCCGCGCCGGCTCCAGAGGTGAGGACGTCCGTCGCGGCGAGGACGCTCGAGCCCAGGCGGCCCCAGCCGGAAGGGTTCGGCGCCGCGCCGTCCGAGCCCGTTCCGTTCGAGCCCTCGGCCATGACGCGCCCGCAGCGGGTCAGCGGCAGGGAGCCCCGGCTCACCGAGGAGGCCCGCGCCGCGCGTGTGCGAGGCACCGCGCTGGTGCGCTGCGTGGTGACGCGCGAGGGACAGGTGAAGGGCTGCAAGATGCTCAATGGCCTGCCCTACATGGATCAGGAGCTGCTCGAGACGGTGTCCACCTGGCGCGTCACGCCCGTCACCCAGCAGGGCAGGCCGGTGGACGTGGAGTACACCTTCGTCGTGCGCATCCCCGCGAGTTGA